A genomic stretch from Immundisolibacter sp. includes:
- a CDS encoding aromatic-ring-hydroxylating dioxygenase subunit beta: protein MPQDLTQTCADLLHTEARRLDQRDWDGWLDLYLPDATFWIPMWDTEYELTTDPQSQLSLMWYGDRSGLEDRVFRIRTGMSSASVPLPRTVHQISNILVEPQANGDIMVYANCQTMSYRHKTIDNFYCHYEHRLRPVAGGLKIAAKKIIVANDLIRDVMDFYRV from the coding sequence ATGCCACAGGACCTCACACAGACCTGCGCCGATCTGCTGCACACCGAGGCGCGCAGGCTTGATCAGCGTGACTGGGATGGCTGGCTGGACCTGTACCTGCCCGACGCGACGTTCTGGATCCCGATGTGGGACACCGAATACGAACTGACCACTGACCCGCAAAGCCAGTTGTCGCTGATGTGGTACGGCGACCGCTCGGGGCTGGAGGATCGGGTGTTTCGCATCCGCACCGGCATGTCGTCAGCGTCGGTGCCGCTGCCGCGCACCGTGCACCAGATCAGCAACATTCTGGTGGAACCGCAGGCCAACGGTGACATCATGGTTTATGCCAACTGCCAGACCATGAGCTACCGGCACAAGACCATCGATAACTTCTACTGCCATTACGAGCACCGACTGCGGCCGGTGGCCGGCGGGCTCAAGATTGCGGCCAAGAAGATCATTGTCGCCAACGACCTGATTCGCGACGTAATGGATTTTTACAGGGTTTGA